A genomic window from Sanguibacter antarcticus includes:
- a CDS encoding FtsK/SpoIIIE family DNA translocase, whose translation MATRASSTQRSGTPARGRAASATKARASTTKKVAAPKRPWPVRLVKSMWMGVAHLVGGTARRIGRDARELDPAHRRDGVAFLLVALALIVAAREWWGIDGSTAEAIHVVAAGTFGEVAVAVPLILLALAVRLMRHPDREQANSRVTIGLSAMTVAVCSIVHIASGRPQPSDGYEGLRDAGGIVGYLVGHPLAAGLSAWVAVPLLVLLAFFGLLVVTKTPVHAIPERLGGVYNRLTGHEPGGQEPTEKDPQDLDLADGVLRHDGTDEVPKPSRRRVKSPRRPRAEPAAEEEPTERLEGGYVGDEAFERAAALEREMLETAHEAAVAPPADPPTEVLGTTDRPADAPVAAAQVPMRPLPAPPTTRVPRGEQPMLDGDTVYVLPGEDLLVKGAPHKVRSAANDRIVEALTGVFDQFDIAAKVTGFSRGPTVTRYEVEVGPGLKVERVTALSKNIAYAVASADVRILSPIPGKSAIGIEIPNTDRETVVLGDVLRSAVALRSEHPMIIGVGKDVEGGYVVANLAKMPHILVAGATGAGKSSFVNSMITSILMRSTPDEVRMVLVDPKRVELTIYEGIPHLITPIITNPKKAAEALEWVVREMDARYDDLALFGYKHIDDFNTAVRAGKVKPMPGSERKIATYPYLLVVVDELADLMMVAPRDVEASIQRITQLARAAGIHLVLATQRPSVDVVTGLIKANVPSRLAFATSSLADSRVVLDQAGAEKLIGQGDALFLPMGASKPIRVQGAWVGESEVHAVVEHVKAQLKPVYRQDVAQVAAKKQVDDDIGDDLDLLLQAAELVVTTQFGSTSMLQRKLRVGFAKAGRLMDLLESREIVGPSEGSKAREVMVQADDLPGTLAMLRGTPAPSSAAAESPYEDLSASMPPEAVDYHDSADTDDDGWNAPVR comes from the coding sequence ATGGCTACCCGTGCGTCCTCCACCCAGCGCTCCGGAACGCCAGCGCGTGGTCGCGCAGCCAGCGCCACGAAGGCCCGGGCGAGCACGACGAAGAAGGTTGCAGCACCGAAGAGGCCATGGCCTGTCCGGCTGGTCAAGAGCATGTGGATGGGAGTGGCGCACCTCGTGGGTGGGACAGCACGGAGGATCGGACGGGACGCACGAGAGCTCGATCCGGCTCACCGGCGTGACGGTGTCGCCTTCCTCCTCGTCGCGCTCGCGCTGATCGTGGCCGCTCGGGAGTGGTGGGGCATCGACGGCTCGACCGCTGAGGCCATCCACGTCGTGGCCGCAGGGACGTTCGGAGAGGTTGCCGTCGCTGTCCCGCTCATCTTGCTGGCTCTCGCGGTCCGGCTCATGCGGCACCCTGATCGTGAGCAGGCGAACTCACGGGTGACGATCGGGCTCAGTGCGATGACGGTCGCCGTCTGCAGCATCGTCCACATCGCCTCGGGACGGCCTCAGCCGAGCGACGGCTACGAAGGCCTGCGTGACGCAGGCGGGATCGTCGGCTATCTCGTCGGGCACCCGCTCGCCGCAGGACTGAGCGCGTGGGTCGCCGTCCCGCTGCTCGTGCTCCTGGCGTTCTTCGGGCTTCTCGTCGTCACGAAGACACCTGTGCACGCCATCCCCGAGCGTCTCGGTGGGGTCTACAACAGGCTGACCGGGCACGAGCCGGGCGGGCAAGAGCCCACGGAGAAAGACCCGCAGGACCTTGACCTTGCCGACGGCGTCCTCCGTCACGACGGGACCGACGAGGTGCCGAAGCCGTCACGTCGACGTGTGAAGTCTCCCCGAAGGCCTCGTGCCGAGCCCGCGGCGGAGGAGGAGCCGACCGAGCGTCTCGAAGGCGGCTATGTCGGCGACGAGGCCTTCGAGCGTGCTGCGGCGCTGGAGCGCGAGATGCTCGAGACCGCGCACGAGGCCGCGGTCGCGCCGCCGGCCGACCCGCCCACCGAGGTTCTCGGGACCACCGACCGTCCGGCGGACGCGCCGGTCGCCGCGGCGCAGGTGCCGATGCGCCCGTTGCCTGCTCCGCCGACGACCCGGGTGCCCCGGGGCGAGCAGCCGATGCTCGACGGAGACACCGTCTACGTCCTCCCGGGCGAAGACCTGCTGGTCAAGGGTGCTCCGCACAAGGTGCGTTCCGCCGCCAACGACCGCATCGTCGAAGCGCTCACGGGCGTGTTCGACCAGTTCGACATCGCCGCGAAGGTCACCGGCTTCAGCCGTGGGCCGACCGTGACGCGCTACGAGGTCGAGGTCGGGCCTGGGCTCAAGGTCGAGCGCGTCACAGCGCTGAGCAAGAACATCGCCTACGCGGTCGCGAGCGCCGACGTCCGTATCCTCTCGCCCATCCCTGGCAAGTCCGCGATCGGTATCGAGATCCCGAACACCGACCGCGAGACCGTGGTGCTCGGTGACGTGCTCCGGTCTGCTGTCGCGTTGCGCAGCGAGCACCCGATGATCATCGGCGTCGGCAAGGACGTCGAGGGCGGATACGTCGTGGCCAACCTGGCGAAGATGCCCCACATCCTCGTCGCTGGCGCGACGGGCGCCGGCAAGTCGAGCTTCGTCAACTCGATGATCACGTCGATCCTCATGCGCTCGACACCCGACGAGGTGCGGATGGTGCTCGTCGACCCCAAGCGCGTCGAGCTGACTATCTACGAGGGCATCCCGCACCTCATCACACCGATCATCACCAACCCGAAGAAGGCCGCCGAGGCGCTCGAATGGGTGGTCCGCGAGATGGACGCGCGCTACGACGACCTCGCGCTCTTCGGATACAAGCACATCGACGACTTCAACACCGCGGTGCGTGCCGGCAAGGTCAAGCCGATGCCTGGCTCAGAGCGCAAGATCGCGACGTACCCCTACCTGCTCGTCGTCGTCGACGAGCTTGCTGACCTCATGATGGTGGCGCCGCGAGACGTCGAGGCCTCGATCCAGCGCATCACACAGCTCGCGCGCGCTGCAGGTATCCACCTCGTCCTCGCGACCCAGAGGCCCAGCGTCGACGTCGTCACCGGGCTCATCAAGGCGAACGTCCCGTCGCGGCTCGCGTTCGCGACGTCCTCGCTCGCTGACTCCCGCGTCGTTCTCGACCAGGCCGGAGCCGAGAAGCTCATCGGGCAGGGTGACGCGCTCTTCTTGCCGATGGGAGCCTCGAAGCCGATCCGTGTCCAAGGTGCCTGGGTGGGGGAGAGCGAGGTCCATGCGGTCGTCGAGCACGTCAAAGCCCAGCTCAAGCCCGTCTACCGGCAGGACGTCGCGCAGGTCGCGGCGAAGAAGCAGGTCGACGACGACATCGGAGACGATCTCGACCTCCTCTTGCAGGCTGCAGAGCTCGTCGTGACCACGCAGTTCGGGTCCACGTCCATGCTCCAGCGCAAGCTCAGGGTGGGCTTCGCGAAGGCGGGCAGGCTCATGGACCTGCTGGAGTCTCGGGAGATCGTCGGTCCGTCCGAGGGGTCGAAGGCCCGCGAGGTCATGGTTCAGGCGGACGACCTGCCCGGAACGCTGGCCATGCTGCGAGGGACGCCCGCACCGTCGTCCGCCGCAGCAGAGAGCCCCTACGAGGACCTCAGCGCGTCGATGCCCCCCGAAGCTGTGGATTATCACGACAGCGCGGACACCGACGACGACGGGTGGAACGCACCTGTCCGATGA
- the dapA gene encoding 4-hydroxy-tetrahydrodipicolinate synthase has translation MTHSTPRSPSFGTLLTAMVTPFAPDGSVDLQAAVALAEHLVANGHDGLVLNGTTGESPTTHAPEKAELVRAVVDAVGDRAMIVAGAGSNDTDHAVRMARQAAEAGAHGLLVVTPYYSRPSQDGIVRHTVAVADATDLPVMLYDVPGRTGVRLASATYERLAEHENIVAVKDATGDVFSAARTMARTDLDWYSGDDALFLAFLAHGAAGLVSVIGHVAGQQLRDIGDAFRSGQVGVAAEGFSRLVPVIDAIMSAGLGVVMVKAALRELDLIPSGGLRLPQVEATGSEVASVRGALVEAGLLSVASPTD, from the coding sequence ATGACGCACTCCACTCCTCGGTCACCCTCGTTCGGAACGCTGCTCACGGCGATGGTGACCCCCTTCGCCCCGGACGGCTCGGTCGATCTCCAGGCAGCCGTCGCGCTCGCGGAGCACCTCGTCGCGAACGGTCACGACGGCCTCGTCCTCAACGGGACGACCGGTGAGTCACCGACGACCCACGCACCGGAGAAGGCCGAGCTCGTGCGCGCCGTCGTCGATGCCGTGGGGGACCGGGCGATGATCGTCGCCGGCGCCGGCTCGAACGACACGGACCACGCTGTCCGGATGGCCCGACAGGCCGCGGAGGCGGGGGCCCACGGTCTGCTCGTGGTCACCCCGTATTACTCCCGGCCCTCCCAGGACGGCATCGTGCGCCACACGGTGGCTGTCGCGGACGCCACGGACCTGCCGGTCATGCTCTATGACGTCCCTGGCCGCACTGGTGTCCGACTCGCGTCTGCGACGTACGAGCGTCTCGCCGAGCACGAGAACATCGTCGCGGTGAAGGACGCGACCGGTGACGTCTTCTCTGCCGCACGGACCATGGCGCGCACGGACCTCGACTGGTACAGCGGCGACGACGCCCTCTTCCTCGCGTTCCTCGCTCACGGGGCCGCGGGGCTCGTCAGCGTCATCGGCCATGTGGCCGGCCAGCAGCTCCGGGACATCGGTGATGCTTTCCGCAGCGGACAGGTCGGGGTCGCAGCCGAAGGGTTCTCGCGTCTCGTGCCCGTGATCGACGCGATCATGTCGGCTGGGCTCGGGGTCGTCATGGTCAAGGCGGCGCTGCGGGAGCTCGACCTCATCCCGTCCGGCGGCCTGCGCCTGCCCCAGGTGGAGGCGACCGGATCCGAGGTCGCCAGCGTCCGCGGTGCGCTCGTCGAGGCCGGTCTGCTCTCTGTGGCGTCGCCCACCGACTGA
- a CDS encoding glycerophosphodiester phosphodiesterase, whose translation MTAPSGPPSTGPAVISHRGDAINHRENTLAAIRSAMDQGAHAVEVDVQLSADGTPVLVHDETFERLWGDPRPVASMPWSEIATLGDGTVRVPRLQEALELSVESGVPLVLDQKHPVAGLAAARLVDRLGAELTRYCGSTEGLLGIRAMDPGATIYFNDTSLALPDVRLLATLRPQYYNPYWRFLAPATVDAMHAFGILVSCWTPNEDAELALALDMGVDGVMTDRIDRLLLQIEKRAS comes from the coding sequence GTGACTGCACCCAGCGGCCCACCATCGACCGGCCCCGCTGTCATCTCCCACCGCGGCGACGCGATCAACCACCGCGAGAACACGCTGGCCGCGATCCGGTCGGCTATGGACCAGGGCGCGCACGCCGTCGAGGTCGATGTCCAGCTGTCGGCCGACGGGACTCCGGTCCTCGTCCACGACGAGACGTTCGAGAGACTGTGGGGCGACCCCAGGCCTGTCGCATCGATGCCGTGGTCCGAGATCGCGACGCTCGGGGACGGGACCGTCCGCGTCCCGCGTCTCCAGGAAGCGCTCGAGCTCTCGGTCGAGAGCGGCGTCCCGCTCGTCCTCGACCAGAAGCACCCGGTGGCGGGCCTCGCTGCGGCGCGTCTGGTGGACCGCCTCGGCGCTGAGCTCACGCGCTACTGCGGGTCGACCGAGGGGCTCCTCGGGATCCGCGCGATGGACCCCGGCGCGACGATCTACTTCAACGACACGTCGCTCGCGCTGCCGGACGTCCGGCTCCTCGCGACGCTGCGTCCGCAGTACTACAACCCGTACTGGCGGTTCCTCGCCCCCGCGACGGTCGATGCGATGCACGCGTTCGGCATCCTCGTCAGCTGCTGGACCCCGAACGAGGACGCCGAGCTCGCGCTCGCGCTGGACATGGGTGTCGACGGCGTCATGACCGACCGGATCGACCGGCTCCTCCTGCAGATCGAGAAGCGCGCATCGTGA
- a CDS encoding carbohydrate ABC transporter permease, translated as MSAPVLDAPGVRTPPQPHDTTAVEQEPVARRSLWARHRAEYLTFLLFVTPNMALIAVFTYRPLLLNAQYSTLQWNLGSSTATVIGLDNYVRWFTDPRSLEVVRVTAIFTLTTVGATLALGLALATVLNRPLRGTTFARSVVFAPYVLSGVGVGMVWLFIFDPTYGALSAVLRLWGATSPEWYLDRDWALAMVIVVYVWKNLGYAAVIYLAALQSVPKDLLDAAALDGAGRSRTFWKITVPLLSPTTFFLVITTVLSSLQSFDLIHVMTKGGPLDGTTTLMYQVYVEAFVTGRAGYSSAISMILFTVLLVMTLSQMRFLETKVHYS; from the coding sequence GTGAGCGCGCCCGTCCTCGATGCACCCGGCGTCCGCACACCGCCGCAGCCACACGACACGACCGCCGTCGAGCAGGAGCCGGTCGCGCGTCGCAGCCTCTGGGCGCGCCATCGCGCGGAGTACCTGACCTTCCTGCTCTTCGTCACACCGAACATGGCGCTCATCGCCGTGTTCACCTACCGTCCCCTGCTCCTCAACGCCCAGTACTCGACGCTGCAGTGGAACCTCGGGTCCAGCACCGCCACCGTGATCGGGCTCGACAACTACGTCCGCTGGTTCACCGACCCTCGCAGCCTCGAGGTCGTCCGGGTGACCGCGATCTTCACGCTGACGACGGTCGGAGCCACCCTGGCGCTCGGCCTGGCGCTGGCGACGGTGCTCAACCGTCCGTTGCGCGGGACGACGTTCGCACGATCGGTCGTCTTCGCTCCGTACGTGCTGTCCGGCGTGGGGGTCGGCATGGTCTGGCTCTTCATCTTCGACCCCACGTACGGCGCCCTGTCAGCGGTGCTGCGGCTCTGGGGTGCGACGAGTCCCGAGTGGTACCTCGACCGGGACTGGGCGCTGGCGATGGTCATCGTCGTCTACGTGTGGAAGAACCTCGGCTATGCCGCGGTGATCTACCTCGCTGCGCTCCAGTCGGTGCCCAAGGACCTGCTCGACGCGGCCGCGCTCGACGGCGCAGGCCGGTCGCGAACCTTCTGGAAGATCACGGTCCCGCTCCTGTCTCCCACGACGTTCTTCCTCGTCATCACGACCGTCCTGTCGTCGCTGCAGTCCTTCGACCTCATCCACGTCATGACCAAGGGCGGCCCGCTCGACGGCACGACGACCCTCATGTACCAGGTGTATGTCGAGGCCTTCGTCACCGGCCGAGCCGGCTACTCGTCAGCGATCTCGATGATCCTCTTCACGGTCCTGCTCGTCATGACGCTCAGCCAGATGCGCTTCCTCGAGACGAAGGTGCACTACTCGTGA
- a CDS encoding carbohydrate ABC transporter permease has product MSTPTRTAPRRTAPPVGGYLTLAGATLVVVLPLAWMVLSSFKSSGEIVSLPIQWLPTSLAPENYLEAGRTAPFGRFFLNSLIVTSVGASLKVILALLTAYGLVFIRFPGKKIIFAGILVALMVPAHMSLVPNYTLIAGWGGRNTLWGIVLPGLGTAFGTFLLRQHFLSLPRSIVEAAEIDGAGHWRRLVSIVGPVSAPTIATVGLISIVGEWNEYLWPLIIVDTPEHMTLPVGLTLLQNIEPGATSWGVLMAGTAFVLVPVLLVFAALQRYIVAGLTQGAVTG; this is encoded by the coding sequence GTGAGCACTCCTACCCGCACCGCACCGCGGCGCACCGCACCACCCGTCGGGGGGTACCTCACTCTCGCGGGCGCGACCCTCGTCGTCGTCCTGCCGCTCGCCTGGATGGTCCTGTCGTCGTTCAAGAGCTCCGGCGAGATCGTCTCGCTCCCCATCCAGTGGCTGCCCACGAGCCTCGCACCGGAGAACTACCTCGAGGCCGGGCGCACCGCTCCGTTCGGCCGGTTCTTCCTCAACAGCCTCATCGTGACCTCCGTGGGAGCGAGCCTCAAGGTGATCCTCGCGCTGCTCACCGCGTACGGGCTCGTCTTCATCCGCTTCCCCGGGAAGAAGATCATCTTCGCCGGGATCCTCGTCGCGCTCATGGTCCCCGCGCACATGTCGCTCGTGCCCAACTACACGCTCATCGCAGGATGGGGCGGGCGCAACACGCTCTGGGGGATCGTCCTGCCCGGCCTCGGGACCGCCTTCGGCACCTTCCTGCTCCGACAGCACTTCCTGTCGCTGCCACGGTCGATCGTCGAGGCCGCCGAGATCGACGGTGCCGGGCACTGGCGGCGGCTCGTGAGCATCGTCGGGCCGGTCAGTGCACCGACGATCGCGACCGTGGGGCTCATCTCCATCGTCGGCGAGTGGAACGAGTACCTCTGGCCGCTCATCATCGTCGACACCCCCGAGCACATGACTCTCCCGGTCGGCCTGACCCTCCTGCAGAACATCGAGCCGGGTGCCACCTCGTGGGGCGTGCTCATGGCGGGGACCGCCTTCGTGCTCGTCCCTGTCCTCCTCGTCTTCGCGGCGCTCCAGCGCTACATCGTCGCGGGCCTCACCCAGGGTGCCGTCACAGGCTGA
- a CDS encoding ABC transporter substrate-binding protein translates to MPLLRLPASRPGRLAVPSAPGTTRPGFDRRSFLGLSAAGAAALTLAACAGPSTASGTAPASAEALDYTGVKPASTISMWSSHPGGSQEVEQKIIDQFNASQSAITVSLVTAGANYEEVAQRFQTALAGGGLPGLVILSDVWWFRYFINDSIIPLDAVLDAVGMETDDFRPTFFADYQYDGAQWAIPYARSTPMFYYNKEHWATAGLPDRSPATWEEFGEWAPRLKAADTGVLNAFQYPAISGYAGWTFQNNAWGQGGSYSDGWDITIDEKPVVDALEWMRQGVNVEKWAGITSNDQATDIASGAVSATVSSTGSLVGILDTASFDVGVGFMPGGPTATEPVCPSGGAGLGIPQGITPEEQVAAATFLKFLTSPENAVAFSAATGYIPTRTSADVTGLVSAAPQIQTAIDQIEVVRTQDYARAFLPGGDKAVADGVGRVLTQDEDPQEVLTEVRGQLEDIYTTDVEPLLS, encoded by the coding sequence ATGCCTCTGCTCCGTCTCCCCGCCTCACGCCCCGGCCGTCTCGCCGTGCCCTCCGCACCCGGGACGACCCGCCCCGGCTTCGACCGACGGTCCTTCCTCGGGCTCTCGGCCGCCGGTGCCGCAGCTCTCACGCTCGCCGCGTGCGCGGGTCCGTCGACGGCCAGCGGCACCGCGCCGGCCTCCGCGGAAGCTCTCGACTACACAGGCGTCAAGCCGGCGTCGACGATCTCCATGTGGTCGAGCCACCCCGGTGGCTCGCAGGAGGTCGAGCAGAAGATCATCGACCAGTTCAACGCGAGCCAGTCCGCGATCACCGTCTCCCTCGTGACGGCCGGAGCAAACTACGAGGAGGTTGCCCAGCGCTTCCAGACCGCTCTCGCGGGTGGCGGCCTCCCCGGGCTCGTCATCCTCTCGGACGTCTGGTGGTTCCGGTACTTCATCAACGACTCGATCATCCCGCTCGACGCCGTGCTCGACGCCGTCGGCATGGAGACGGACGACTTCCGTCCCACCTTCTTCGCCGACTACCAGTACGACGGCGCGCAGTGGGCGATCCCCTATGCGCGGTCGACCCCGATGTTCTACTACAACAAGGAGCACTGGGCCACGGCCGGCCTGCCCGATCGCTCCCCCGCCACCTGGGAAGAGTTCGGCGAGTGGGCTCCGCGCCTCAAGGCAGCCGACACCGGTGTTCTCAACGCCTTCCAGTACCCGGCGATCTCGGGTTATGCCGGATGGACGTTCCAGAACAACGCGTGGGGCCAGGGCGGCTCGTACTCGGACGGCTGGGACATCACGATCGACGAGAAGCCTGTCGTCGATGCCCTCGAGTGGATGCGCCAGGGCGTGAACGTCGAGAAGTGGGCCGGCATCACGAGCAACGACCAGGCGACAGACATCGCCTCGGGCGCGGTGAGCGCGACCGTGAGCTCGACCGGGTCGCTCGTCGGGATCCTCGACACCGCGAGCTTCGACGTCGGCGTCGGGTTCATGCCGGGCGGACCGACCGCGACCGAGCCGGTCTGCCCGTCGGGCGGCGCCGGGCTCGGCATCCCTCAGGGGATCACCCCGGAAGAGCAGGTCGCCGCCGCGACGTTCCTCAAGTTCCTCACCTCACCGGAGAACGCCGTCGCGTTCTCGGCCGCGACGGGATACATCCCGACCCGTACGTCCGCAGACGTCACCGGCCTCGTGAGCGCAGCCCCCCAGATCCAGACCGCGATCGACCAGATCGAGGTCGTCCGCACCCAGGACTACGCCCGGGCGTTCCTGCCGGGTGGGGACAAGGCCGTCGCTGACGGAGTCGGCCGGGTCCTCACGCAGGACGAGGACCCGCAAGAGGTGCTCACCGAGGTGCGCGGACAGCTCGAGGACATCTACACGACGGACGTCGAGCCGCTCCTGTCCTGA
- a CDS encoding dihydrofolate reductase, which translates to MSRTSQVALGLVWAQAKDGAIGAAGALPWHLPEDLAHFRRTTAGAPVIMGRATWESLPERFRPLPGRANIVLSRQPDYAARGAHLVGGLDEALVVASQDPDVERAWVIGGAQVYAAAIERADLLVVTYVDVQVEGDAFAPPVGPGWTALASPPGPTGALPDVDGGVSTSGLHYRFVTYRRSDAGAPPAQDRSGSTSVV; encoded by the coding sequence ATGAGCCGCACCAGCCAGGTGGCGCTCGGGCTCGTCTGGGCGCAGGCGAAGGACGGGGCCATCGGAGCGGCGGGTGCGCTCCCGTGGCACCTTCCGGAGGATCTCGCGCACTTCCGTCGCACCACGGCAGGTGCTCCTGTGATCATGGGCCGCGCCACGTGGGAGTCCTTGCCCGAGCGGTTTCGACCTCTTCCAGGACGAGCGAACATCGTCCTGTCCCGGCAGCCGGACTATGCGGCTCGTGGCGCACACCTTGTCGGTGGGCTGGACGAGGCGCTGGTGGTCGCCTCGCAGGATCCTGATGTCGAGCGTGCGTGGGTGATCGGCGGCGCGCAGGTGTACGCGGCAGCGATTGAGCGTGCCGACCTCCTCGTCGTCACGTATGTCGACGTCCAGGTCGAGGGAGACGCTTTTGCGCCGCCCGTGGGGCCTGGGTGGACGGCTCTCGCCTCCCCTCCAGGCCCCACGGGTGCGCTGCCTGACGTCGACGGCGGCGTGTCGACGTCGGGCCTGCACTACCGGTTCGTCACCTATCGCCGCAGCGACGCCGGTGCACCGCCTGCTCAGGACAGGAGCGGCTCGACGTCCGTCGTGTAG
- a CDS encoding thymidylate synthase has protein sequence MTPGDPTATGTLAPQRQFEDLLRLVLEHGTAKSDRTGTGTRSVFGHQMRFDLAAGFPLVTTKRVHLRSIVGELLWFLRGDSNVGWLQENGVRIWNEWADSDGELGPVYGVQWRSWPTPDGQHIDQMAQVLETLRSNPDSRRIIVSAWNVADLDAMALMPCHAFFQFYVADGKLSCQLYQRSADLFLGVPFNLASYALLTHMVAQQVGLEVGDFVWTGGDCHIYDNHVEQVRTQLEREPFPFPRLQLRKAASLFDYGFDDVVVDGYVHHPTISAPIAV, from the coding sequence ATGACACCAGGCGACCCGACGGCGACCGGCACCCTCGCTCCGCAGAGACAGTTCGAGGACCTCTTGCGTCTCGTGCTCGAGCACGGCACAGCGAAGTCCGACCGGACGGGCACGGGTACACGGAGCGTCTTCGGTCACCAGATGCGGTTCGATCTCGCCGCGGGGTTCCCGCTCGTGACCACGAAGCGTGTGCACCTGCGCTCGATCGTGGGGGAGCTCCTGTGGTTCCTGCGCGGTGACTCCAACGTCGGCTGGCTCCAGGAGAACGGCGTCCGGATCTGGAACGAGTGGGCCGACTCCGACGGCGAGCTCGGGCCCGTCTACGGCGTCCAGTGGCGCTCGTGGCCTACGCCCGACGGCCAGCACATCGACCAGATGGCACAGGTGCTGGAGACGTTGCGGTCGAACCCGGACTCCCGCCGCATCATCGTCTCCGCATGGAACGTCGCAGACCTCGACGCGATGGCGCTCATGCCGTGCCACGCGTTCTTCCAGTTCTACGTCGCCGACGGCAAGCTCTCGTGCCAGCTCTACCAGCGGTCCGCCGATCTCTTCCTCGGGGTCCCCTTCAACCTTGCGAGCTATGCCCTCCTCACTCACATGGTGGCCCAGCAGGTCGGCCTCGAGGTCGGAGACTTCGTCTGGACGGGCGGCGACTGCCACATCTACGACAACCACGTCGAGCAGGTCCGCACGCAGCTCGAGAGGGAACCGTTCCCGTTCCCCCGGCTGCAGCTGCGCAAGGCTGCCTCGTTGTTCGACTACGGGTTCGACGACGTCGTGGTCGACGGGTACGTCCACCACCCGACGATCTCCGCGCCGATCGCCGTATGA